A portion of the Rhodopseudomonas sp. BAL398 genome contains these proteins:
- a CDS encoding YHS domain-containing protein — protein sequence MCRCKVFGTTASFPGNGALSQLVDARRRVAGSSFFASPSVEHFTRSERVSCNDLVLRRRGPEMKVADPVCGKTVDLGEAEAVDYRGWAYFFCSTACRAAFLHTPDRYAESRQGRATPHGQIRKSPRTAQ from the coding sequence ATGTGCCGCTGTAAGGTATTCGGTACTACAGCGTCTTTTCCCGGCAACGGCGCCTTATCGCAATTGGTGGATGCACGAAGACGTGTTGCTGGCAGTTCATTCTTCGCTTCGCCTTCGGTCGAGCACTTCACACGCAGCGAGCGCGTCTCATGCAACGATTTGGTTCTTCGAAGAAGAGGTCCTGAAATGAAGGTAGCCGATCCCGTCTGCGGAAAGACAGTTGATCTCGGAGAGGCTGAGGCGGTCGACTATCGGGGTTGGGCATATTTTTTTTGCTCCACCGCCTGCCGCGCGGCGTTTCTTCATACGCCAGACCGCTATGCCGAATCGCGTCAAGGTCGCGCCACTCCCCATGGCCAAATCAGAAAGTCACCTCGAACTGCGCAGTGA
- a CDS encoding DUF2933 domain-containing protein, with protein MDHEKNSRSFFASRANVVLLVFLGVGGFYLVSEHRAHLIGAVPLLLAFGLCLGMHFFMHGGHGKHKSVRDEEDAQPGGGKKPGGHGH; from the coding sequence ATGGACCATGAAAAGAATAGCCGCAGCTTCTTCGCCTCTCGGGCAAATGTAGTTCTGCTGGTCTTCCTCGGAGTGGGTGGTTTCTATCTTGTCTCCGAACACCGGGCGCATCTTATCGGTGCAGTCCCGTTGCTGCTTGCTTTTGGCCTCTGCCTCGGCATGCATTTTTTCATGCATGGCGGGCACGGAAAGCACAAATCTGTCCGCGACGAAGAGGATGCGCAACCGGGTGGCGGCAAAAAGCCCGGCGGGCATGGACACTGA
- a CDS encoding DUF2934 domain-containing protein: protein MSDDMNTKIQERAYAIWEREDRPEGKHLDHWFCAQAEIEAESATDGGQSASVQTVSSAAESSSGGSGREKKRSS from the coding sequence ATGAGTGACGATATGAACACGAAAATCCAGGAGCGCGCATATGCAATCTGGGAGCGGGAGGACCGGCCCGAAGGCAAACACCTCGACCATTGGTTCTGCGCACAGGCGGAGATAGAGGCGGAAAGTGCGACGGATGGTGGACAGTCGGCGTCCGTCCAGACAGTGTCCAGTGCTGCGGAATCCAGTTCTGGAGGGAGTGGCCGAGAGAAGAAGCGGTCAAGCTGA
- a CDS encoding heavy metal translocating P-type ATPase, whose translation MTKVTLEVSDLFEELDHLAVEKQLSTETGVRRASANPASGSVTVDFDESVTNVESLKRKLNSCGFRCRGSVHPRHVCEPAASGPTAVLPSQTSHAGHRGVSAAHDEMAHEMGHSAGMDMSAMVRDMRNRFWIALVFTIPIFIYSPMGGMFTPPAPPFGLDLDLWLFFLGSIAIVYPSWPFFTAAWRALRNGVLNMAVLVVLSVGTGYVFSVGSTFFFPGVQFYEAVAVLLVFILLGHWLEMRARAGASAAIRALLDLAPPMATVLREGTEVEVPTSEVQAGETVIIRPGNKIPVDGEVIEGESLVDESMLTGESMPVNKGQGDQVIGATINKSGSFRYRATKVGADTALAQIVKLVQEAQNSKAPAQLLADRASQWLVLIAILIGLATFGVWFWWVGEPLLFALTLTITVFVIACPDALGLATPMAVMVGTGLGATHGILFKNAGALEEATKLDTIVFDKTGTLTMGEPRVVEVIAAKNSSEAEALRAAAAVDRGSDHPLALAIVKRAEDLDVPEARNFLNLEGRGAEAEIDGRKVLLGNRRLMDEENVALDSLGAQAERLKAEGRTVVHIAQDGRMLGIIAIADAPRPSAKATVAKLRERGVSVAMLTGDNEGTAKRIASELGIDIVLADVLPGQKAEKIKELQAEGKRVGMVGDGVNDAPALTQANVGFAIGAGTDVAMESADVVLMRSDPYDIVGAIELSRATLRKMHQNLLWAVAYNVIAFPAAAGVFYPLVISPEVAALAMSGSSALVAVNALLLKRTRLDGVTSSRRDVAADSRSADVLG comes from the coding sequence TTGACTAAAGTAACATTGGAGGTCAGCGACCTTTTCGAAGAGCTTGATCATCTCGCGGTCGAGAAGCAACTGAGCACTGAGACAGGTGTCCGCCGGGCCTCGGCAAACCCCGCTTCCGGCAGCGTGACCGTTGACTTTGATGAGTCAGTCACGAACGTCGAGAGCTTGAAGCGCAAGTTGAATTCCTGCGGTTTTCGCTGCCGTGGGAGCGTGCATCCGCGGCATGTTTGCGAACCGGCAGCATCGGGCCCTACGGCGGTGCTGCCCTCGCAAACGAGCCACGCGGGCCACCGAGGGGTGTCTGCGGCTCACGACGAGATGGCGCACGAGATGGGCCATAGTGCCGGCATGGACATGTCCGCCATGGTTCGGGACATGCGCAATCGTTTCTGGATCGCGTTGGTCTTCACGATACCGATCTTCATTTATTCCCCTATGGGTGGCATGTTTACGCCGCCAGCGCCGCCTTTCGGTCTCGACCTCGACCTGTGGCTGTTCTTTCTCGGCAGCATCGCGATCGTCTATCCAAGTTGGCCCTTCTTTACCGCCGCTTGGCGAGCCCTGCGCAATGGCGTGCTCAACATGGCAGTGCTCGTCGTGCTGTCGGTGGGCACCGGCTATGTTTTTAGCGTCGGCTCGACTTTCTTCTTCCCCGGCGTGCAGTTCTACGAGGCGGTCGCAGTACTGCTCGTCTTCATCCTGCTCGGGCATTGGCTTGAGATGCGTGCCCGGGCGGGCGCCTCCGCGGCAATCCGGGCGCTACTTGATCTCGCACCGCCAATGGCGACGGTCCTGCGCGAAGGCACCGAGGTCGAAGTGCCCACTTCGGAGGTACAAGCCGGCGAGACTGTGATCATCCGGCCGGGAAACAAAATCCCTGTCGATGGGGAGGTCATCGAGGGAGAGTCGCTGGTGGATGAGTCCATGCTGACCGGCGAGTCGATGCCGGTGAACAAGGGCCAGGGCGACCAAGTGATCGGCGCCACTATCAACAAGAGCGGCAGTTTCCGCTACCGCGCCACCAAAGTTGGGGCCGACACGGCGCTGGCACAGATCGTCAAGCTGGTGCAAGAGGCACAAAACTCCAAGGCGCCGGCCCAGCTCCTCGCTGACCGCGCCTCCCAATGGCTGGTGCTGATCGCCATCCTTATCGGGCTTGCTACTTTTGGCGTCTGGTTCTGGTGGGTCGGCGAGCCGCTACTATTCGCATTGACCTTGACGATCACGGTCTTCGTCATCGCCTGTCCGGACGCTCTGGGGCTAGCGACGCCGATGGCGGTCATGGTTGGAACCGGGCTCGGTGCAACCCACGGGATTCTCTTCAAGAACGCCGGCGCGCTTGAAGAGGCGACCAAGCTCGATACGATTGTCTTCGACAAAACCGGTACATTGACGATGGGCGAACCGCGTGTGGTCGAGGTCATCGCCGCGAAGAATAGCAGCGAAGCGGAAGCGTTGCGCGCCGCTGCGGCCGTCGATCGCGGCTCGGACCACCCCTTGGCGCTTGCGATCGTGAAGCGGGCTGAAGATCTCGACGTGCCGGAAGCGCGCAACTTCCTCAATCTCGAAGGGAGAGGAGCGGAAGCTGAAATCGATGGACGGAAAGTCCTGCTGGGCAACCGTCGATTGATGGACGAGGAGAACGTTGCGCTCGACTCGCTCGGCGCACAAGCAGAACGGCTGAAGGCCGAAGGGCGCACGGTGGTGCATATAGCTCAGGACGGACGGATGCTCGGGATCATTGCGATTGCCGACGCGCCGCGCCCCAGCGCGAAAGCGACCGTCGCCAAATTGCGGGAGCGCGGCGTGTCAGTCGCAATGTTGACCGGCGACAACGAAGGCACGGCGAAACGGATCGCCTCGGAACTTGGCATCGACATCGTTCTCGCTGATGTCCTGCCGGGACAGAAAGCCGAAAAGATCAAGGAGCTGCAAGCGGAAGGCAAGCGTGTCGGCATGGTCGGCGACGGCGTGAATGACGCTCCGGCGCTGACCCAAGCCAACGTCGGTTTCGCCATTGGCGCGGGCACTGATGTGGCGATGGAGAGCGCAGACGTGGTGCTCATGAGGAGCGATCCCTACGACATCGTAGGTGCGATTGAATTGTCGCGCGCAACGCTCCGCAAGATGCATCAGAACCTGTTGTGGGCGGTCGCCTATAACGTGATCGCCTTCCCGGCCGCCGCCGGCGTCTTCTATCCCCTTGTGATCAGCCCAGAGGTGGCGGCGCTGGCAATGTCGGGTAGCTCGGCGCTGGTCGCAGTCAATGCGCTGCTGCTCAAGCGAACGCGCCTGGATGGGGTGACCAGTAGTCGCCGTGACGTGGCCGCGGACTCACGCTCGGCCGATGTGCTCGGATGA
- a CDS encoding RNA polymerase sigma factor, translating into MTCDDPDDRSETDDDGDAAAKEADAAVRRALVESRRQILGFLQRRLGNSEAAEDVLQAFMLKAIERSSQLRDVRTVRGWLSRILATTVIDHQRRSARRRQREAVTNPTDLEEFKIEPDEELDEAVCNCLYKLLPTLKPEYAEVIWRVDLLGEPRERVAASLGISLNNITVRLHRGRQALKKRLEEMCLTCPIHGFLDCHCEEAERTRRRREELARASGL; encoded by the coding sequence ATGACTTGCGATGATCCGGACGACCGCTCGGAGACCGATGATGACGGTGACGCAGCTGCGAAGGAAGCGGATGCTGCCGTGCGCCGTGCACTTGTGGAGAGTCGTCGGCAGATTCTGGGCTTTTTGCAACGGCGGCTCGGCAATTCCGAAGCCGCAGAGGATGTCCTGCAGGCATTCATGCTGAAGGCAATTGAGCGATCGAGCCAATTGCGTGATGTCCGCACGGTCCGTGGCTGGCTGAGCCGGATCCTCGCCACGACGGTCATTGACCATCAGCGTCGCTCCGCCAGACGACGACAGCGGGAGGCCGTAACGAACCCGACTGATCTTGAAGAATTCAAGATCGAGCCTGATGAAGAACTCGACGAAGCGGTGTGCAATTGCCTTTACAAGCTCTTGCCCACGCTCAAACCGGAATACGCCGAGGTGATCTGGCGAGTCGACCTGCTGGGAGAGCCCAGGGAACGGGTGGCGGCAAGCCTCGGAATTTCGCTGAACAACATCACGGTCAGGCTCCATCGCGGCCGCCAAGCGCTGAAAAAGCGGCTTGAGGAGATGTGCCTGACCTGTCCGATCCACGGCTTCCTCGACTGTCACTGCGAAGAGGCGGAACGCACGCGTCGCCGCCGCGAAGAGCTCGCGCGCGCATCCGGACTGTAA
- a CDS encoding methyltransferase family protein, which yields MMTESAPSYGLWFLVVLNSAIFILFAFSFFKPKTRRDWRSFGAFSAFLVALFTEMYGFPLTIYLLSGWLQSNYPGVDWLSHDAGHLLEMLFGWEANPHFGPFHLLSFAFIGGGFVLISAAWKVLYEAQQRSTLATAGAYGYVRHPQYLGFILVMFGFLLQWPTLLTLAMFPVLVIMYIRLAKGEERAALTEFGDTYRRYMTEVPGFIPRFDRVVARRPW from the coding sequence ATGATGACTGAAAGCGCCCCCTCCTACGGCCTTTGGTTCCTGGTGGTTCTGAACTCGGCAATATTCATTCTCTTCGCTTTCAGCTTCTTCAAGCCGAAAACGCGCCGCGACTGGCGCTCGTTCGGTGCATTCAGCGCGTTTCTGGTTGCGCTGTTCACGGAGATGTACGGGTTCCCCCTTACTATATACCTGCTCTCAGGGTGGCTTCAGAGCAATTATCCAGGCGTGGACTGGCTGTCGCACGATGCTGGGCATCTGCTCGAGATGCTATTTGGATGGGAGGCGAACCCGCATTTCGGGCCGTTCCACTTGCTGAGCTTCGCCTTCATCGGGGGCGGCTTCGTGCTGATCTCTGCCGCTTGGAAGGTGCTTTATGAAGCCCAACAACGATCCACACTCGCGACGGCGGGCGCCTACGGCTATGTGCGCCACCCTCAATACCTAGGCTTCATTCTCGTCATGTTCGGATTTCTGCTGCAATGGCCGACGCTACTCACGCTCGCGATGTTCCCGGTTCTCGTCATCATGTACATCCGGCTCGCCAAGGGTGAGGAACGCGCCGCGCTGACCGAATTCGGTGACACATATCGTCGTTACATGACCGAAGTCCCCGGTTTTATTCCGAGGTTTGATAGAGTTGTCGCGCGCAGGCCATGGTGA
- a CDS encoding SAM-dependent methyltransferase, which produces MTTQPHDPTAYPSLIARSPLPSLSRFLGKLIQTGRLTIIDTAGQIQNFGPGNSHPCVTVRLHDPFLPLRILLRPSLALGEAYTDGRITIEEGTLRDLLHLCTSNFEAVDQHAIGALRSGLDRLLRRLHQDNRLGRARVNVAHHYDLSGALYDLFLDQDRQYSCAYFHNGAETLEEAQEKKKRHIMAKLLLEPGMRVLDVGSGWGGLALEMAQTASVDVTGLTLSQEQLAVANKRAAADGLTSHVRFAMRDYRDEQGTYDRIVSVGMFEHVGVAHYRTYFDTLSKRLKSDGVALVHAIGRTGPPGSTDPWLRKYIFPGGYCPSLSEVLAAVERSGLWVTDIEILRLHYAETLRHWFERFQVNRDQAKAIYDERFCRMWEFYLASCEAAFRNGPMMVFQLQLSHRRDAVPLTRDYVAAKGGQYTVAEDVAV; this is translated from the coding sequence ATGACCACTCAGCCTCATGATCCCACCGCTTATCCAAGTCTAATCGCCCGATCTCCCTTGCCCTCTCTTTCTCGATTTCTCGGCAAACTGATCCAGACCGGCCGCTTGACGATTATCGACACAGCGGGACAGATTCAAAATTTCGGCCCAGGCAACAGCCACCCTTGCGTCACAGTCAGACTTCACGATCCGTTCCTGCCGCTGCGTATTCTCCTTCGACCGTCACTCGCCTTGGGCGAGGCCTACACGGACGGCAGGATCACGATCGAAGAAGGGACGCTACGAGACCTACTACACCTTTGCACCAGTAATTTCGAAGCTGTTGACCAACATGCAATCGGTGCACTGCGGAGCGGTCTCGACCGATTGCTTCGCAGGCTCCACCAAGACAACCGGCTCGGGCGCGCACGCGTCAATGTCGCACACCACTACGATCTTTCGGGCGCACTCTACGATCTGTTTCTCGATCAAGATCGGCAGTATTCCTGTGCCTATTTCCACAACGGTGCCGAGACGCTCGAAGAGGCGCAGGAGAAGAAGAAGCGCCATATCATGGCCAAACTGTTGCTCGAGCCAGGCATGCGTGTGCTCGACGTTGGCTCCGGATGGGGCGGCCTCGCTCTGGAGATGGCTCAGACGGCAAGTGTGGACGTCACAGGCTTGACGCTCTCGCAGGAGCAACTCGCCGTCGCAAATAAGCGCGCTGCCGCCGACGGCCTCACCTCTCATGTACGTTTTGCCATGCGGGACTATCGGGATGAGCAGGGAACTTATGATCGGATCGTCTCCGTCGGCATGTTTGAGCATGTCGGGGTGGCGCACTACCGCACCTACTTCGACACGCTGAGCAAGCGGCTGAAATCCGACGGCGTCGCCCTAGTGCATGCAATCGGACGGACTGGACCGCCCGGTTCAACTGATCCTTGGCTGCGGAAGTACATATTTCCGGGCGGTTATTGTCCGTCACTCTCGGAAGTATTGGCAGCGGTCGAGCGGTCGGGGCTTTGGGTAACCGACATCGAGATTCTGCGACTGCACTATGCCGAAACACTCCGGCACTGGTTCGAGCGCTTCCAGGTTAATCGCGACCAAGCCAAAGCAATCTATGACGAGCGCTTCTGTCGCATGTGGGAGTTCTATCTTGCCTCATGCGAAGCGGCGTTCCGCAACGGCCCGATGATGGTGTTTCAGCTCCAGCTCTCGCACCGGCGCGATGCGGTCCCGCTGACGCGCGACTACGTCGCCGCCAAGGGCGGGCAATACACCGTAGCAGAGGACGTCGCCGTATGA